One stretch of Buteo buteo chromosome Z, bButBut1.hap1.1, whole genome shotgun sequence DNA includes these proteins:
- the SMAD7 gene encoding mothers against decapentaplegic homolog 7 isoform X1, translating to MFRTKRSVLVRRLWRSRAPGGEEEEEEAAAGEPGPAAAVVVAEARAHVCGGGGRGCCPGKAGRGGRASAGAEAELKALTHAVLKRLKERQLEGLLHAVESRGGARTPCLLLPAKADSRLGQHWYPLPVLLCKVFRWPDLRHCSEVKRLCCCESYGKAHPELVCCNPHHLSRLCELESPPPPYSRYPMDFLKPTADCPDSVPSSTETGGTNCLAPGGLSDSQVLQEPGDRSHWCVVAYWEEKTRVGRLYSVQEPSLDIFYDLPQGNGFCLGQLNSDNKSQLVQKVRSKIGYGIQLTKEVDGVWVYNRSSYPIFIKSATLDNPDSRTLLVHKVFPGFSIKAFDYEKAYSLQRPNDHEFMQQPWTGFTVQISFVKGWGQCYTRQFISSCPCWLEVIFNNR from the exons ATGTTCAGGACCAAACGCTCGGTGCTCGTTCGGCGGCTTTGGAGGAGCCGTGCGCCCGgcggtgaggaggaggaggaggaggcggcggcgggggaacccggcccggcggcggcggtggtggtggcCGAGGCCCGGGCGCATGTctgcggcggcggggggcgaggGTGCTGCCCGGGCAAGGCGGGCCGAGGCGGGCGGGCGTCCGCGGGCGCGGAGGCGGAATTGAAGGCGCTGACCCACGCCGTGTTGAAGCGGCTGAAGGAACGGCAGCTGGAAGGCTTGCTGCACGCCGTGGAATcccgcggcggggcgcggaCCCCTTGCTTGCTGCTCCCCGCCAAGGCCGACTCCCGGTTGGGGCAGCACTGGTACCCCTTGCCGGTGCTGCTCTGTAAGGTGTTCCGCTGGCCCGACCTCCGCCACTGCTCCGAAGTGAAGCGGTTATGTTGCTGTGAATCCTACGGCAAGGCTCACCCCGAGCTCGTCTGCTGCAACCCGCACCACCTCAGCCGGCTCTGCGAGCTAG AGTCTCCCCCTCCACCCTACTCCAGATATCCAATGGATTTTCTCAAACCAACTG cagatTGTCCAGACTCTGTGCCTTCCTCCACTGAAACAGGGGGAACTAATTGTCTAGCCCCTGGGGGGCTTTCAG ATTCCCAAGTTCTTCAGGAGCCGGGGGATCGGTCACACTGGTGCGTGGTGGCATACTGGGAAGAGAAGACGCGCGTGGGTCGGCTGTACTCTGTCCAAGAGCCCTCCCTGGATATCTTCTATGATCTACCTCAGGGGAATGGTTTCTGCCTCGGACAGCTCAACTCGGACAACAAAAGCCAACTGGTGCAGAAGGTCCGCAGCAAGATCGGCTACGGCATCCAGCTCACCAAGGAAGTGGACGGCGTGTGGGTGTACAACCGCAGCAGTTACCCCATCTTCATCAAGTCGGCCACACTGGACAACCCCGACTCCAGGACGTTGTTGGTTCACAAAGTGTTTCCAGGTTTTTCCATCAAGGCTTTTGACTACGAGAAGGCGTACAGCTTGCAGAGACCCAACGACCATGAGTTCATGCAGCAACCATGGACCGGATTTACTGTTCAGATCAGCTTTGTGAAAGGCTGGGGCCAGTGCTACACGAGACAGTTTATCAGCAGTTGCCCGTGCTGGTTGgaggttatttttaataaccGATGA
- the SMAD7 gene encoding mothers against decapentaplegic homolog 7 isoform X3 — MFRTKRSVLVRRLWRSRAPGGEEEEEEAAAGEPGPAAAVVVAEARAHVCGGGGRGCCPGKAGRGGRASAGAEAELKALTHAVLKRLKERQLEGLLHAVESRGGARTPCLLLPAKADSRLGQHWYPLPVLLCKVFRWPDLRHCSEVKRLCCCESYGKAHPELVCCNPHHLSRLCELESPPPPYSRYPMDFLKPTDSQVLQEPGDRSHWCVVAYWEEKTRVGRLYSVQEPSLDIFYDLPQGNGFCLGQLNSDNKSQLVQKVRSKIGYGIQLTKEVDGVWVYNRSSYPIFIKSATLDNPDSRTLLVHKVFPGFSIKAFDYEKAYSLQRPNDHEFMQQPWTGFTVQISFVKGWGQCYTRQFISSCPCWLEVIFNNR; from the exons ATGTTCAGGACCAAACGCTCGGTGCTCGTTCGGCGGCTTTGGAGGAGCCGTGCGCCCGgcggtgaggaggaggaggaggaggcggcggcgggggaacccggcccggcggcggcggtggtggtggcCGAGGCCCGGGCGCATGTctgcggcggcggggggcgaggGTGCTGCCCGGGCAAGGCGGGCCGAGGCGGGCGGGCGTCCGCGGGCGCGGAGGCGGAATTGAAGGCGCTGACCCACGCCGTGTTGAAGCGGCTGAAGGAACGGCAGCTGGAAGGCTTGCTGCACGCCGTGGAATcccgcggcggggcgcggaCCCCTTGCTTGCTGCTCCCCGCCAAGGCCGACTCCCGGTTGGGGCAGCACTGGTACCCCTTGCCGGTGCTGCTCTGTAAGGTGTTCCGCTGGCCCGACCTCCGCCACTGCTCCGAAGTGAAGCGGTTATGTTGCTGTGAATCCTACGGCAAGGCTCACCCCGAGCTCGTCTGCTGCAACCCGCACCACCTCAGCCGGCTCTGCGAGCTAG AGTCTCCCCCTCCACCCTACTCCAGATATCCAATGGATTTTCTCAAACCAACTG ATTCCCAAGTTCTTCAGGAGCCGGGGGATCGGTCACACTGGTGCGTGGTGGCATACTGGGAAGAGAAGACGCGCGTGGGTCGGCTGTACTCTGTCCAAGAGCCCTCCCTGGATATCTTCTATGATCTACCTCAGGGGAATGGTTTCTGCCTCGGACAGCTCAACTCGGACAACAAAAGCCAACTGGTGCAGAAGGTCCGCAGCAAGATCGGCTACGGCATCCAGCTCACCAAGGAAGTGGACGGCGTGTGGGTGTACAACCGCAGCAGTTACCCCATCTTCATCAAGTCGGCCACACTGGACAACCCCGACTCCAGGACGTTGTTGGTTCACAAAGTGTTTCCAGGTTTTTCCATCAAGGCTTTTGACTACGAGAAGGCGTACAGCTTGCAGAGACCCAACGACCATGAGTTCATGCAGCAACCATGGACCGGATTTACTGTTCAGATCAGCTTTGTGAAAGGCTGGGGCCAGTGCTACACGAGACAGTTTATCAGCAGTTGCCCGTGCTGGTTGgaggttatttttaataaccGATGA
- the SMAD7 gene encoding mothers against decapentaplegic homolog 7 isoform X2, whose amino-acid sequence MFRTKRSVLVRRLWRSRAPGGEEEEEEAAAGEPGPAAAVVVAEARAHVCGGGGRGCCPGKAGRGGRASAGAEAELKALTHAVLKRLKERQLEGLLHAVESRGGARTPCLLLPAKADSRLGQHWYPLPVLLCKVFRWPDLRHCSEVKRLCCCESYGKAHPELVCCNPHHLSRLCELESPPPPYSRYPMDFLKPTDCPDSVPSSTETGGTNCLAPGGLSDSQVLQEPGDRSHWCVVAYWEEKTRVGRLYSVQEPSLDIFYDLPQGNGFCLGQLNSDNKSQLVQKVRSKIGYGIQLTKEVDGVWVYNRSSYPIFIKSATLDNPDSRTLLVHKVFPGFSIKAFDYEKAYSLQRPNDHEFMQQPWTGFTVQISFVKGWGQCYTRQFISSCPCWLEVIFNNR is encoded by the exons ATGTTCAGGACCAAACGCTCGGTGCTCGTTCGGCGGCTTTGGAGGAGCCGTGCGCCCGgcggtgaggaggaggaggaggaggcggcggcgggggaacccggcccggcggcggcggtggtggtggcCGAGGCCCGGGCGCATGTctgcggcggcggggggcgaggGTGCTGCCCGGGCAAGGCGGGCCGAGGCGGGCGGGCGTCCGCGGGCGCGGAGGCGGAATTGAAGGCGCTGACCCACGCCGTGTTGAAGCGGCTGAAGGAACGGCAGCTGGAAGGCTTGCTGCACGCCGTGGAATcccgcggcggggcgcggaCCCCTTGCTTGCTGCTCCCCGCCAAGGCCGACTCCCGGTTGGGGCAGCACTGGTACCCCTTGCCGGTGCTGCTCTGTAAGGTGTTCCGCTGGCCCGACCTCCGCCACTGCTCCGAAGTGAAGCGGTTATGTTGCTGTGAATCCTACGGCAAGGCTCACCCCGAGCTCGTCTGCTGCAACCCGCACCACCTCAGCCGGCTCTGCGAGCTAG AGTCTCCCCCTCCACCCTACTCCAGATATCCAATGGATTTTCTCAAACCAACTG atTGTCCAGACTCTGTGCCTTCCTCCACTGAAACAGGGGGAACTAATTGTCTAGCCCCTGGGGGGCTTTCAG ATTCCCAAGTTCTTCAGGAGCCGGGGGATCGGTCACACTGGTGCGTGGTGGCATACTGGGAAGAGAAGACGCGCGTGGGTCGGCTGTACTCTGTCCAAGAGCCCTCCCTGGATATCTTCTATGATCTACCTCAGGGGAATGGTTTCTGCCTCGGACAGCTCAACTCGGACAACAAAAGCCAACTGGTGCAGAAGGTCCGCAGCAAGATCGGCTACGGCATCCAGCTCACCAAGGAAGTGGACGGCGTGTGGGTGTACAACCGCAGCAGTTACCCCATCTTCATCAAGTCGGCCACACTGGACAACCCCGACTCCAGGACGTTGTTGGTTCACAAAGTGTTTCCAGGTTTTTCCATCAAGGCTTTTGACTACGAGAAGGCGTACAGCTTGCAGAGACCCAACGACCATGAGTTCATGCAGCAACCATGGACCGGATTTACTGTTCAGATCAGCTTTGTGAAAGGCTGGGGCCAGTGCTACACGAGACAGTTTATCAGCAGTTGCCCGTGCTGGTTGgaggttatttttaataaccGATGA